In the genome of Cupriavidus malaysiensis, one region contains:
- a CDS encoding ArsR/SmtB family transcription factor, whose product MPSPDDTLSIVFAALADPTRRAILARLAEGGAPVTELARPFAMSAPAVSKHLRVLAEAGLIEREVNARWRICHLRAEALRGVHDWLDSYRRHWEGNLDRLVEYVEGTSAAGSATGGRATANKTRGNKP is encoded by the coding sequence ATGCCTTCTCCCGATGACACCCTCTCGATCGTCTTCGCCGCCCTGGCCGATCCCACGCGGCGCGCCATCCTGGCGCGCCTGGCCGAAGGCGGGGCGCCCGTGACCGAGCTGGCGCGGCCGTTCGCAATGTCCGCGCCGGCCGTCTCCAAGCACCTGCGCGTGCTGGCCGAGGCCGGCCTGATCGAGCGGGAAGTGAACGCGCGCTGGCGCATCTGCCACCTGCGCGCGGAGGCGCTGCGCGGCGTGCATGACTGGCTCGACAGCTACCGCCGCCACTGGGAAGGCAATCTCGACCGGCTCGTCGAGTATGTCGAAGGAACCAGCGCGGCGGGCTCCGCCACAGGCGGCCGCGCGACCGCCAACAAGACGCGAGGAAACAAGCCATGA
- a CDS encoding ATP-binding protein: MNTRRWRWPRTLGARLFLVLLAGIIVAHLLSFAVLFAERYISARQVMLGTLETDVATSVAILDRLPAAERPQWLPRVNRGNYQYILGPGLPGVPEMTQRGKDIAQRIMDASGGRFPVTVQSIPGDGKRVQAHLTLSDGSPLTIDVHPRMTPIAQWLPYVLVLQLLLLIVCCWFAVRLAIRPLVALADAADTLNPNAKSPPLDENGPIELARAARAFNALSDRIAQFVAERVQILAAISHDLQTPITRMKLRAEMAEDSEERRKMMSDLGEIQTLVQEGLAYARTAGGEGEKASRIDLGSLVESLVYDYQDTGKAVSLVENAGGALVTRPNTLRRVLTNLVDNAIKYGGGAAELSVRRDRDVVIIAVMDRGGGIPEDKLEAVLQPFVRLEASRNRETGGTGLGLAIAHQLALAMGGSLKLRNREGGGLVAEIRIG, encoded by the coding sequence GTGAACACGCGCCGCTGGCGCTGGCCACGCACGCTGGGAGCACGGCTGTTCCTGGTCCTGCTGGCGGGCATCATCGTCGCCCATCTGCTGTCGTTCGCGGTACTGTTCGCGGAACGCTATATTTCGGCGCGACAGGTGATGCTGGGCACGCTGGAAACAGACGTGGCCACATCGGTGGCCATCCTCGACCGCTTGCCCGCGGCGGAGCGGCCGCAATGGCTGCCGCGCGTGAATCGCGGCAACTACCAGTACATCCTGGGGCCGGGCTTGCCGGGCGTACCCGAAATGACCCAGCGCGGCAAGGACATCGCACAGCGCATCATGGATGCCAGCGGCGGCCGGTTTCCCGTGACCGTGCAATCGATTCCCGGCGACGGCAAGCGCGTGCAGGCCCACCTGACCCTGAGCGATGGCAGCCCGCTGACCATCGACGTGCATCCGCGCATGACGCCGATCGCACAGTGGCTGCCCTATGTGCTGGTACTGCAGTTACTGCTGCTGATCGTGTGCTGCTGGTTCGCCGTGCGGCTGGCCATCCGCCCGCTGGTGGCCCTGGCCGATGCCGCCGACACGCTCAACCCGAATGCGAAATCGCCGCCGCTCGACGAAAACGGACCGATCGAGCTGGCGCGCGCGGCGCGGGCCTTCAATGCCCTGAGCGACCGTATCGCGCAATTCGTCGCCGAGCGCGTGCAGATCCTGGCGGCCATCTCCCACGATTTGCAGACACCCATCACGCGGATGAAGCTGCGCGCCGAGATGGCCGAGGATTCCGAGGAGCGGCGCAAGATGATGAGCGACCTGGGCGAGATCCAGACACTGGTTCAGGAAGGGCTGGCGTACGCGCGCACCGCGGGCGGCGAGGGCGAGAAGGCGTCGCGGATCGACCTCGGCTCCCTGGTCGAGAGCCTGGTCTACGACTACCAGGACACCGGCAAGGCCGTGTCACTCGTGGAGAACGCCGGCGGAGCGCTCGTGACGCGGCCCAATACGCTGCGGCGCGTGCTGACCAACCTGGTCGACAACGCCATCAAGTACGGCGGCGGAGCCGCCGAGCTGAGCGTGCGCCGCGATCGGGACGTCGTGATCATCGCGGTGATGGACCGTGGCGGCGGCATCCCCGAAGACAAGCTGGAGGCCGTACTGCAGCCCTTTGTCAGGCTGGAGGCGTCGCGCAATCGCGAAACCGGCGGCACAGGGCTGGGCCTGGCCATCGCTCACCAGCTGGCCTTGGCCATGGGCGGCTCGCTGAAGCTGCGCAATCGCGAGGGCGGTGGCCTGGTGGCCGAGATCCGCATCGGCTGA
- a CDS encoding response regulator gives MDTHVDHVLIVDDDREIRELVSTYLTKNGLRVTMAPDGRHMRQFLEASTVDLIVLDIMMPGDDGLVLCRELRAGKHKATPILMLTARDDETDRIVGLEMGADDYLTKPFAARELLARIKAVLRRTRMLPPNLQITEAGQLLAFGDWQLDTTARHLIDREGTIASLSGAEYRLLRVFVDHPQRVLNRDQLLNLTQGREADIFERSVDLLVSRLRQRLNDDAREPAYIKTVRSEGYVFSMPVEIKEARQ, from the coding sequence ATGGATACGCATGTAGACCACGTCCTGATCGTCGATGACGACCGGGAGATCCGCGAGCTTGTCTCGACCTACCTGACCAAGAATGGCCTGCGTGTGACCATGGCGCCCGACGGACGCCATATGCGCCAGTTCCTGGAGGCCAGCACCGTGGACCTGATCGTGCTGGACATCATGATGCCCGGCGACGACGGCCTGGTACTGTGCCGCGAACTGCGCGCCGGCAAGCACAAGGCCACGCCCATCCTGATGCTGACCGCGCGCGATGACGAGACCGATCGTATCGTCGGCCTGGAAATGGGCGCCGACGACTACCTGACCAAGCCTTTCGCCGCGCGCGAGCTGCTGGCGCGCATCAAGGCCGTGCTGCGCCGCACGCGCATGCTGCCGCCCAACCTGCAGATCACCGAGGCGGGCCAGCTCCTGGCCTTCGGCGACTGGCAGCTGGACACCACCGCGCGCCACCTGATCGACCGCGAAGGCACCATCGCCTCGCTGAGCGGAGCGGAATACCGGCTGCTGCGCGTGTTCGTCGATCATCCGCAACGCGTACTCAACCGCGACCAGTTGCTCAACCTGACACAAGGCCGCGAAGCGGACATCTTCGAGCGCTCGGTCGACCTGCTGGTCAGCCGCCTGCGCCAACGCCTGAACGACGATGCGCGCGAGCCGGCCTATATCAAGACCGTGCGCAGCGAGGGTTACGTATTCTCGATGCCGGTGGAGATCAAGGAGGCGCGCCAGTGA
- a CDS encoding hydroxyquinol 1,2-dioxygenase, with protein MSNNFAKRLVLAASLVVAATAAATAAAGAQASVLGARNPYADGARAAQDSRDVFSEGARAVQDQRSPYVDGARNVNAYGDGARTVAGMDRTGVSAEPARAADPYLDGAYA; from the coding sequence ATGTCCAACAACTTCGCCAAGCGCCTCGTTCTCGCTGCCTCCCTCGTCGTCGCCGCCACCGCCGCCGCCACTGCCGCCGCCGGCGCACAGGCATCCGTCCTCGGTGCCCGCAACCCGTACGCGGATGGCGCCCGCGCCGCCCAGGATTCCCGCGACGTGTTCAGCGAGGGTGCCCGTGCCGTGCAGGACCAGCGCAGCCCGTACGTCGACGGCGCGCGCAACGTGAATGCCTACGGCGACGGCGCGCGCACCGTGGCGGGCATGGACCGCACCGGGGTATCGGCCGAACCGGCCCGCGCGGCCGACCCCTATCTCGATGGCGCCTACGCCTGA